One stretch of Eupeodes corollae chromosome 2, idEupCoro1.1, whole genome shotgun sequence DNA includes these proteins:
- the LOC129944946 gene encoding uncharacterized protein K02A2.6-like, protein MPMNRITSFNTIRALRELFSRFCIPKTIVSDNGSNFTSKEVKQFLDSNKIRQKLTSPAHLSTNGPAERFVQTLKNGLRSAVNHSGDMHTKLHRLLMQYRKTQSSTTGKSPAEMMLKFNLRTRLDLMREANTDHARDLGDCKRSVGVGDRVQVRFYQNKESKWKFGRVAKRDGYLHYIVDIDGVSYRRHIDQIRCTNVEGNTSSELVSKFIPTDTQLPTVINKEIPEKSNLSLENTVTSNDKTTEIPQNMNDTSNMEAVLSPLPSGSIEESGKLAGLPDQPKDSDQVVEARRSTRIRRPVVLYQHKP, encoded by the coding sequence ATGCCAATGAATAGAATTACTAGTTTCAATACGATTCGAGCATTGAGAGAACTATTTTCAAGATTctgcattccaaaaacaatTGTTTCTGACAATGGGAGCAATTTTACATCTAAAGAGGTAAAACAATTCTTAGATAGCAATAAAATTCGACAAAAACTTACATCTCCTGCACACCTATCTACAAACGGACCAGCAGAGCGGTTCGTCCAAAcactaaaaaatggtttacGGTCAGCTGTGAATCATTCGGGGGACATGCATACCAAACTACACAGGCTTCTAATGCAGTATCGAAAGACACAGAGCTCAACGACCGGTAAAAGCCCAGCAGAGATGATGCTCAAATTTAACCTTCGTACGAGATTGGACTTAATGCGAGAAGCCAACACTGATCATGCACGAGACTTAGGAGATTGTAAAAGAAGCGTAGGCGTGGGGGATCGTGTTCAAGTgagattttatcaaaataaagaatCTAAATGGAAATTCGGTAGAGTTGCAAAAAGAGATGGTTATTTACATTATATTGTTGATATTGATGGTGTTTCATACCGTAGACATATAGATCAAATAAGATGCACTAATGTTGAAGGTAATACTAGTTCTGAattagtttcaaaatttattccTACAGATACACAACTTCCCACAGTCATAAATAAAGAAATCCCTGAAAAGTCAAATCTGTCCTTAGAGAATACAGTGACATCTAATGACAAAACAACAGAAATTCCTCAGAACATGAATGATACTTCTAACATGGAAGCTGTGTTATCACCACTCCCATCAGGATCAATAGAAGAGTCCGGCAAACTTGCAGGGCTACCAGACCAACCAAAAGACTCAGACCAAGTGGTTGAAGCAAGAAGATCAACCAGGATCCGACGTCCAGTTGTTCTATATCAACATAAACCTTAA